DNA from Xanthomonas hyacinthi:
AGGCGCGCATCGTCTGGGCCGACCCGGCGCATCCGGGACGCCGCGACTGCGCCATGGTCTATCTGCACGGCTTCACCGCCAGCCAGGGCGAGGGCGCGCCGACCCATCGGCGCCTGGCGCGCAGCTTCGGCTGCAACCTGTACCTGCCGCGGCTGCCGGGACACGGGCTGCTCGCCGCCGACGCCTTGCGCGGCATCGATGCGCCGCGTCTGCTCGGCGCCGCCGCCGAGGCGTTGGCGGTGGCGCAGGTGCTGGGCCGGCGCGTGGTGGTGATCGGCAATTCGATGGGCGGCGCGCTGGCGCTGCAGACCGTGGCCGCGCATCCGCAGCAGGTGCAGGCCGTGGTGCTGTGGTCGCCGCTGGTGCGCGAGCACGGCGAGCAGCTGCAGCCGATGCTGTGGCCATGGGGCGCGCAATTGCTGCTGTGGTCGCGCAACGGCGGCGATCCGGTCATGCGCTACCCGGTCGATAGTGGCTACTGGGCCGACGCCACCCATGTCGACGGCTACCGCGCGCTGGCCGCGCTGACCCGCGGCGGCATGCTGCCGGCGACCTACGCGCGGATCCATGTGCCGCTGTTCCTCGGTTACTACTATCGCGACGCGCAGCATCAGGACGCGACCGTGTCGGTGGCGGCGATGCAGGCGATGTTCGCGCAGCTGGGCACCCCGCCGGCGCTGCGCCAGGCGGTGGATTTCGCCGATGCCGGCAACCACGTGCTGGCGTCGCCGATCCGCTCCAGGGCGGTGCCGGCGGTGTTCGCGGCGACGTGCCGGTTCCTGGCCGGCAAGGGCGGGCTGACCCAGCCGGCGAACCTGCCCGATTGCGCTGCGGCGTGGGACGCCGAGGCGCGCCAGGACGCCGCCGGCGCGCGCTGAACGGCGCGCGGCTAGCGCGCCGTCACTGCAGCTCGCGCAGGTCCAGCTTGCGCAGCTTCGGCGCCTTCCAGGCAGTGGTCGCGACCACGCCCAAGGTCACGCAGCCGCCGATCACCACCGCCGGCACCAGGCCGACCAGCCGCGCC
Protein-coding regions in this window:
- a CDS encoding alpha/beta hydrolase, which produces MIAASSAPDLPRRGASWRWLRWPLLVVLVLLAVVALGPRVSPALPQVALPAVPQDPLALQAWLDARERATPGLRADNQARIVWADPAHPGRRDCAMVYLHGFTASQGEGAPTHRRLARSFGCNLYLPRLPGHGLLAADALRGIDAPRLLGAAAEALAVAQVLGRRVVVIGNSMGGALALQTVAAHPQQVQAVVLWSPLVREHGEQLQPMLWPWGAQLLLWSRNGGDPVMRYPVDSGYWADATHVDGYRALAALTRGGMLPATYARIHVPLFLGYYYRDAQHQDATVSVAAMQAMFAQLGTPPALRQAVDFADAGNHVLASPIRSRAVPAVFAATCRFLAGKGGLTQPANLPDCAAAWDAEARQDAAGAR